A window of Bradyrhizobium sp. AZCC 1610 contains these coding sequences:
- a CDS encoding DNA polymerase III subunit chi — translation MTEILFYHLQGMSLESVLPPLLEKSLERGWRVVVQSTSPERTEALDAHLWAYSDDSFLPHATWRASDAQDQPIILSIEEGNPNRANVRFLIDNAALPADCDSYERVVLVFNGDDDDALTAARGAWADCKARGFELTYWQTDERGRWQRRQ, via the coding sequence ATGACGGAAATCCTGTTCTATCATTTGCAGGGCATGTCGCTCGAAAGCGTATTGCCGCCGCTTCTGGAAAAATCGCTCGAGCGCGGCTGGCGCGTGGTCGTGCAATCGACTTCGCCGGAGCGCACCGAGGCGCTCGATGCGCATTTGTGGGCCTACAGCGACGATTCGTTCCTGCCGCACGCCACATGGCGCGCCAGTGATGCGCAGGACCAGCCCATCATTCTCTCAATCGAGGAGGGCAACCCGAACCGGGCAAATGTCAGGTTCCTGATCGACAATGCGGCGTTGCCGGCCGATTGCGACAGCTACGAACGGGTGGTGCTGGTCTTCAACGGCGACGATGATGACGCGCTGACCGCGGCGCGCGGCGCCTGGGCCGATTGCAAGGCACGAGGGTTCGAGCTGACTTATTGGCAGACCGACGAGCGGGGCCGGTGGCAGCGGCGGCAATAG